The Papaver somniferum cultivar HN1 chromosome 6, ASM357369v1, whole genome shotgun sequence genome segment ATCGGCTTCCATTTTAAATGTGAAAACCCAAACAATAGATCGTGTAAACATTGTCTGACAAAAATTACTCGCTTTAGGGCCTTTCACCAAAAGTGAATCTTCACAGAGTAAAATCCGAGTCTTTATGCGATTCCCTCGCttccgcgagaagtccccagtcatttttATTATCCGTGGACCGTCTTTATGTCGGTCCGTGGTAAGGCGGAGAATCTCTAGTCCCCAGACGTAATTCTCCTGAATCCTTCTTTCCTTAGACGATGCGCTTCAAAGCATtacattcactggtaggatgatggaattAAGAATTGaatttgtaaccgagagattaatctcccactgtggtcgccaattgtttgtgggttaaaaccgtttctgctgattttggtaattttgggtgtgtggatgagaaacgaatctaaaccctaaagaatgcactacacgggagtaattttgattcgagagatcaatctgtacaatcttggcctaaaccaagaaatggctgttccaggattgcttcggtcacaaagtcaaggagaagggttggtcttaggaagggacgcgaagagagtgttgaaactagaatggttgattctgaaggtatggctatgacttgtatctgaaagtagaactggctagcagaatggaaagctactagGTGATTtatagatactgtgttgtttccgacccaaacttgttgtttggtgaaaataggtgaagcctatttatacaagtcatattgaaacgtaccctggtctcataggaagtgaaaAAATTGAGttgtggaagaaaagagtaacgtgtaaccctcatacgttatgcttccatgatgaaggaagtgaattcatgtaaccgtcagacattatgcttccatgatgaaggaaataaattcgtttacaccgttactttttaccaccactaattgtcccacttcatgacactttcttgtaacgggcgcattgcacgtcgcacgctgtaaaccgccagaccaataccctgatgagcatcccccattttgtgacgtgtttgatgtcatgagtgttttcgtggaaaacatgtagcacttcgctacgtgcggagagtcaaagtcaagggacttaccgcaggaaaatagaatgtaatgctattaggctcgttttggctggtcgcctaaaacttgccacaagtttgtcagttcggtggtgaacttcgatggctgagatcgtatctcatgaaggagggtaggcgttgattatggttaccttgtgttggtgcctgatgacggcgcggtggcgttttggtatacgccagtggcaatgtggcatggttggcatggcccgtgcatgccagtggcacggtggtgcaagtggtgcctggcgtagccatggccactagatttaggcagctggtcgcttgaaactttccacaagtctgtcagttcggtggcgaacttggatggccgatattgcatctcatgaggaaggatggccattgattatggacgcatcttgttgtatagcggagtggtgctattggcatagtggcatgctagtggcacgcCAGTGGCGTacccatggcatagcggcatgccagagGCGTAGACGTGTCATGGTGACATGCTAGTAGCCATGACATAGCGGCGTGTTAGTAGTTGTGGCATAGCGGCACGCCagtggcgttgcggcatggcCATGCCTgtagcatggccaaggctagggtttagcgtcgtggtgttggacccacatgtggcaacATTGTCcctgtttccacatcaatcccactGCTCCGGGAaacattatttggctttggttggcgtagcaacttttcccaaattagggtttggcatgtcgaaaccctaattagtgcgcgtGGCATGCGGCATGGCGAtattttggcccaacgccaagcccaaggtcgccagctaacgcgtggtaacctttggtccaacgccaagccctaattttggccgcgcccaaactatgccaaaaccctagtttttgtccgcgcctaaactatgccaaaaccctagcttggctacgcctaaaccatgccgtcCTTtgcttcacggcttccaaaacaaaGGGTTGTAACAATCGACGGCGacctttccatctgagatgcagatcttagctgtccaaggtctccaactaacgcatggtaacctttgtcccaacgccaagtcctaattttggccgcgcccaaactatgccaaaaccctagtttttggccgcgcctaaaccacgcctaaaccctagcttggccacgcctaaaccatgccggtCTTTCCTTCACGTCTTCCAAaaaaaagggttgcaacaatcgacgaccacccttccatatgagatgcaaatcttagccgtccaatgtCGCCAGCTaatgcgtggtaacctttggcccaatgtcaagtcctaattttggtcgcgcccaaacaatgccaaaaccctagttttggccgcgcataaactatgccaaaatcctagcttggccacgcctaaaccatgccgacctttccttcacggcttccaaaacgaagggttgcaacaatcaacagccacccttctaTCTAaaatgcagatctcaaccgtccaagatcGTTGCGCCAAGatatgtcaaccatgccagccgcgccacatgtgccaatggcatgccgtgccagccgcatctccacgcctagacatgccaaccatgccacatgtgcgaaTGGAATACCATGCAAcctttccacgccaaggcatgccaaccatgtcgcatgtgacaatggcatgccacgccacatctccgcgcccaaagcataccaaccatACTAgcgctccacatgtgccaatggcatgctggccacatctccgcgccaaggcatgccaaccatgcgagcCGCACCGTCGTTCCAAAACCATGCCAGCTTTTCTTCCACGCCtttggctgccaaaatgaagggttgcgacaatcaacggccgcccttccatctaagatacagatcttagctgtccaaggtcaccagctaatgcgcggcaacctttggcccaatgccaagccctaattttggccgcgcccaaactatgccaaaaccctagttcttggccgcgcctaaactatgccaaaatccgagTCTgaccacgcctaaccatgtcaaagccatgccgaccatgctttcatgccgctggctaccaaatgaagggttgcaataatcaacggctgcccttcctcTAAAGAtacaaatctcgaccgtcgagggtcaccaccgagctagcaagtctcccaagctcaacttgccaaacatcagcaacatgctacacgttttctacgaaaacagtcgagacatcaacacatgtcacaaactgggggatgctcattaggataTTGGTTTGgctgtttacagcgtgcagcgtgcactacgcccgttacaagatagtgtcataagaatgaggcggttagtaaatacatgcagtaatggtgaaacgctttccttcattatggaacatcaaccaggcgttaccggttaccacctcctcccatttactcatccgtttctatttcttacgagaccagagtacgtttcacttggacttgtataaataggtcttacctattaccaccgaacaacaagttttgttcaggagcatacaacactcagaaatcacttgttaggtTTCCTAtgtgttagctttcactttctgatacaagtcaaacaactactcttccataatcaactattctggtctcaacactctcttcgcttccctccccaaaaccaacccttctacttcactttgtaaccgaagcaagtctggaacgaccatttcttggtttaggctagatttgtacagattgatctctcgaatctaaagtactcccttgcagtacattgtttagggtttagactcgtttctcacccaacacacgaaattaccgaaaccagcagaaactgttttcaccctcaaacaattggagaccacagtgggagattaatctctcggttacgatATCGATTTCCAACTCCCAATCTCATACTTCAACCCGGAAATCaaggtggtagaagcaaacgatccgctcagggataggcgactcagttaccagtcatgacacgataagaggtgactggggacttccaagatggtagaagcaaacgatcctcccagggatcgacgactcggttatcaggtgactcggggacgactggggactttccacaatcacgacggtgcttcccacaaaattCGGACTTACACCTGGAAGATCCATTTTTCGTcaagagatccgaaaaaccgagtaagtcttgcctagacaaaatacatggtttactacttcaagttttcatgTGAATGATAAAACTGATAGCATGTTATTTTTATTCCCATGctctctaccgacacgcaacgctcgcggttccatggttttcctgggatgtttgcgtcacttgcaatagtaaccaagacaacattattctaaaacaattcattcaaAAAGAattatccaaaaccctcatagataacaatTATCTTTCAATTCaaaccaaaaccataaactaggcgtttcatttgcttttcaaaaaaaaaaaacctaagtaaagaagttcagaagacagaaacgcattcaaggaaagtttttcaacaatggcttgctcttcttagagaaagcctccttcgttATTTGGAGAGCTGTccgtttcagcttcaactttctggacaacttttcgacttctgCTTCCTGCTGTTTGACCacatccgcagaaggaccttcgactgtctcgaccagcaacttttcaacctcggaAAAGCCTTCAACGAATCAAGGAGCATTGAACTCGAAGTCTACGCACATGTCACAATGGAACTTCCAGCTCAatattacatcctcagaaacagtatgaccagtcacgttgcacatgtcgtcaattgaagacaaagcttcctccacacgcttaaccaacgcgagTCGGCCAGTAATTCTCTTGGTCATGGCGACATGtctgtagctttcccatatcttagtgtatagcGCCGCATAATTTGCTGGCAcactaaatcccccgatcaacacgtgatccggataaggaaccaggtatggaggagtGAAGGTGGCGCCCGCGAATGAATCAGCGACCGACAAAGAATTCCTAACTACAATTGCGCCAGCGGTCACTGGAGTACTCTTCATTGTCTGAGTCGCAACAACACCTTCATATCGAGCAACATATGTTACAAGGCCACCAGGTGCGGCGGCCACGGTTGTAGACAAAGCTGTGTCTCCACAAGTCTCCGCCTCAGGTCCATTTTCAGAAAAGGCTtcccctatgatatcacggagTAGATGTTTTCCAAAATGAAgagagagaaggaagaagaaaaacgtgtatGAGACTCACTGATTTGCTTTCATACCGACTAGAAGAAGATTCGACACTGCTGTTGGAAGAACTATTCTCGCCGTCATTAGACTCCGAACTTTCTTCCTTATCGGGTTCCTCTTCGCTACGGATAGGTTCAGCATCGCCACCCTCCGTCTCAAGAAATGTCGtcttctgactacttgcaagtttggtaaaggcattCACGCTGGTGAGTGATGGGTCGGAAAgccgactttgttttaccgcaagtgcacggtgtcaaaaAGAGCACACAATAGCAAGCACGGTTCGTTCCCTCAAGGAATGTGAAAACtattactaattaatatcaagaaCTATCCAaccaaattcaatattttcagaGATTGTTGTACTAAGAAAATAAACTAACAAGTAGAATAAAGAAAATTTACAAGAAATTGTAAAAATAAACTAACAAGTAGAATAAAGAAAATTTACAAGGAATTGTAATCAAGAATGTGGAAGTATTAGAGCTACGGAATCCGTTGTAGGTTAGGTTTTACTCAAGTTCTATCACAAAGGTCTCATTTGGCTCATGTACAATAGCAAACCTAGCTATCAAAACACGTGAGATATTTCAGTTACGACCAATAGACAAGAATTATTATTACGACCAATAGACAAGAATTATTAAGAGGATATGTTTGTTCTCAACCTAAAGATAGAAATACAAAGTACTAGGCATACATGACATACATAGTCAAAGAATATTCATAAAGCAATTGTTACCAAAGTTTCATATGGATGTTGTTCTAGAATTCAACTATGAAATATACATGGCATAAGACATGAAAAACTCATTAAACAAACAACCCATTTTTGAAAAACACAAACATGAAATGAAGCTTTTACTTTTGAGACCATTGTTTAAGAAACACAAGCAATATtaacctacaagttcatccttcaccctaacaatagtttagcaaatcatagAAATTGATAAAGgaaataaaccaagcatattgaaaactcaaaccctagtttctccCTGTCAAAACGGCCCCTTCCATTAATCTCTGCATTTTGTTTATATATGCATCTCAATTATCTCTTTGCGACTGCTACCCACACCTGGAAAAGCCTAGTCCAGAAACAACCACCGGTATCCAATTATATACCCGTATCCACTTCCTATTTTATGTCCACCGGCTATAGCACCCATCCATCGACTGCAGTCACAAGTAATTTGCTTATTGCCAATTCATTCTCCATCCCTGCCAGAGAACGATCAACAAAGCTTCTGTCACTACACCAGCATCAATACAGAATCCATCTCCACTGCCAACGCAAATCACCAATTGATACAAGTCTCAACCATGCAGATCTGTACATAACCACCATGTAatgaaaccaagatgaaacccATTTGAAATCAGACCCTGACAAACTCATTCTCATTGAATTTCGCCAAATTTCAATTCACATCCTAAATCCCTAAATCCCATCTTTGATGTTGCTGCCGTAGACAACTGGGGAGACCACTACTGCCACTTACATTTCAGACCAAACCCAGACTTCTGTGTGGCACCATCAGTAAGTTACGGAGCTTGATTTCATCTTCATCTCCTCTACTAATTCAATCACCACCAACTGCACTTAGCCATGAATCAGCATTACTTTCACTGATTTTTGTCTTCAAAAACAAGCCCTACTTACTTCTCTGTGAACCAGCTCAAATAATATGGCAGCCAAGACCCATCAAGCCTTCTtcaattgattgcaatacaaatcAATTATTCACACCACAGACTCCAATCAATTAACCATAGGACCCCCCAAATCATCATTCAATACCACTCAATAAACTCTCAGTTAATGCCATGAAAATGCTTCACTTATGCCCAATTTCAGACCATATGAGACCCACATTGCTGCTGTTGTAGAACCCTAGATCAACCATCACTGCCTCAATTGACCGACATACAACAGAGAACATCACCAGTTAACCTCATCTCGTTTCTCTCAAATTCAATCAATCTCTGTATCATTTTCTTTTCTCGTGCTTTCTCACAAAATCGCTACTCAAGATGTTCTTTGAAGATGAGAACACCACCTGCTTGATAAGGGATGAAAAGTATGTAGTAAATGGTGCCACGTCCCACTTATCTTATAACCCTTCAGTGCCTTCACGTACTTGACCTTGAGTGGGCTTCGCTAAACAAAGGGATCATTTTCTGAAATATGTTGTGACCTTGAGTGGGCTTTGGTGTTGCGACCAACACAAGTACATTACAAGGACGGCCACTACTAATTCGACCGTCTCTTTAGTGTCGTGCGTCGTAAATGCTAATTCGGCTTCTCTTTAGCCGGTTATCGTTTCAGTGATTGGATTTTCTTGTAATTCCTGTAAAATCTCTAAAATATAATTATTAGCGAGATATCGAGATTTAGCTAGTGCaaatgtgggtataaaagtgTCGCACTTTCGTTCTTATCACTGAGACCCTGG includes the following:
- the LOC113287960 gene encoding uncharacterized protein LOC113287960; amino-acid sequence: MPLPNLQVVRRRHFLRRRVAMLNLSVAKRNPIRKKVRSLMTARIVLPTAVSNLLLVGEAFSENGPEAETCGDTALSTTVAAAPGGLVTYVARYEGVVATQTMKSTPVTAGAIVVRNSLSVADSFAGATFTPPYLVPYPDHVLIGGFSVPANYAALYTKIWESYRHVAMTKRITGRLALVKRVEEALSSIDDMCNVTGHTVSEDVILSWKFHCDMCVDFEFNAP